One stretch of Saccharopolyspora erythraea DNA includes these proteins:
- the hypB gene encoding hydrogenase nickel incorporation protein HypB has translation MCATCGCSDDAGTRISGPEADDHGEGQEHGHDHGHRHGHDNGHGHGHGHGHGHADPGDARTIDLEQRVLAKNDRLAEHNRRWLSGNAILALNLMSSPGSGKTTLLERTLRELGTEVGVSVVEGDQETRFDAERIRATGCRVVQVNTGAGCHLDAGMLGDALRALEPPRRSVVFVENVGNLVCPALFDLGERFRVVIASVTEGADKPLKYPHMFRTADLVLLNKVDLLPHLDFDVEAFTANVRQIRPQARILEVSATTGQGLDSWYGWLRESLAAPGDAVSAAGPVPRRQPPGRS, from the coding sequence ATGTGCGCCACGTGCGGATGCTCGGACGACGCGGGCACGCGGATCAGCGGCCCGGAGGCGGACGACCACGGCGAAGGGCAGGAACACGGCCACGATCACGGCCACCGCCACGGCCACGACAACGGCCACGGGCATGGGCACGGCCACGGTCACGGCCACGCCGACCCGGGCGACGCGCGGACGATCGACCTCGAACAGCGGGTGCTGGCCAAGAACGACCGGCTGGCCGAGCACAACCGCCGGTGGCTGTCCGGCAACGCGATCCTCGCTCTCAACCTGATGAGCTCGCCGGGCTCGGGCAAGACCACGCTGCTCGAACGCACGCTGCGCGAGCTCGGCACCGAGGTCGGTGTGTCGGTGGTCGAGGGCGATCAGGAGACCCGCTTCGACGCCGAGCGCATCCGCGCCACCGGCTGCCGGGTCGTGCAGGTCAACACCGGAGCGGGCTGCCACCTCGACGCCGGCATGCTCGGCGACGCCCTGCGGGCGCTCGAGCCACCGCGGCGCTCGGTGGTCTTCGTGGAGAACGTGGGCAACCTGGTGTGCCCGGCGCTTTTCGACCTGGGGGAGCGGTTCCGGGTCGTGATCGCCTCGGTCACCGAGGGCGCGGACAAGCCGCTGAAGTATCCGCACATGTTCCGCACCGCGGATCTGGTGCTGCTGAACAAGGTCGACCTCCTGCCGCACCTGGACTTCGACGTCGAGGCGTTCACCGCGAACGTGCGGCAGATCAGGCCGCAAGCGCGGATCCTGGAGGTCTCGGCCACCACCGGCCAGGGGCTGGACTCCTGGTACGGCTGGCTTCGCGAGAGCCTGGCGGCTCCGGGAGACGCGGTCAGCGCAGCCGGTCCCGTGCCCCGGCGACAACCGCCTGGCCGAAGCTGA
- a CDS encoding HypC/HybG/HupF family hydrogenase formation chaperone, producing the protein MCLAIPGEVLEVLADRPELAKVDVSGVRRNINIGLLGDEPPEPGEWVLIHVGFALSKIDESEARAVLEFLESVGQAYADELEALHDSRID; encoded by the coding sequence ATGTGCCTGGCGATTCCGGGTGAGGTGCTCGAAGTCCTCGCCGACCGGCCCGAACTGGCCAAGGTGGACGTCAGCGGCGTCCGGCGCAACATCAACATCGGCCTGCTGGGCGACGAACCGCCGGAGCCGGGTGAGTGGGTGCTGATCCACGTCGGCTTCGCTCTGTCCAAAATAGACGAGTCCGAGGCTCGGGCGGTCCTGGAGTTCCTGGAGAGCGTCGGCCAGGCCTACGCCGACGAGCTCGAAGCCCTGCACGACTCGCGCATCGACTAG
- a CDS encoding HypC/HybG/HupF family hydrogenase formation chaperone, which yields MSAGPSREQAPACTGDRCVTCSDEAVAVEVVRLLDDGLALVATDAGEEEVSVALVPARAGDTVLVHAREAIAIVKG from the coding sequence ATGAGCGCCGGGCCGTCGCGGGAGCAGGCGCCGGCGTGCACCGGCGATCGCTGCGTGACGTGTTCGGACGAGGCGGTCGCCGTCGAGGTCGTGCGGCTGCTCGACGACGGGCTGGCGCTGGTCGCCACCGACGCGGGCGAGGAGGAAGTGAGCGTCGCGCTCGTCCCGGCCCGGGCAGGCGACACCGTGCTGGTCCACGCCCGCGAAGCCATCGCGATCGTGAAGGGGTGA
- a CDS encoding DUF6893 family small protein codes for MCDDIHISRRALRITAALLAATAVFAVLKQLPEIRRYLKSERM; via the coding sequence ATGTGCGACGACATCCACATCTCGCGGCGGGCGCTGCGCATCACCGCGGCCCTCCTCGCCGCCACCGCGGTGTTCGCGGTGCTGAAACAGCTTCCGGAGATCCGGCGTTATCTCAAGTCCGAGCGGATGTGA
- the hypF gene encoding carbamoyltransferase HypF — translation MNGRVRVRVRVQGVVQGVGFRPFVHSLATRLGLGGHVGNDLHGVFVEVEGSEEAVELFVASLRPQAPPLAVVEDVAAVPVEPLGDTGFRIVASSSAGHRETLVSADSATCDDCLRELSDPGDRRFGYPFVNCTNCGPRFTIVRDVPYDRPLTTMAGFAMCAACAAEYGDTTDRRFHAQPVCCPACGPALTLLDASGAPRHGDPVEEAAAVLARGEVLAVKGLGGYHLAADATDEDAALALRKRKLREDKSFAVMVATVDDARELCTLDDTEAELLTSRRRPIVLLRLRSGTGPIASAVAPGNPRLGLMLPYTPLHHLLLRRCATPIVLTSGNVSDEPIAHQDDDALRRLSGIADAFLTHDRPIHVRTDDSVVRAFRGRPMLVRRSRGYAPEPLAVPWEFPRPVLACGAELKNTFSVAKQRHVFVSHHIGDLENYETLKSFTDGVEHFRKLFDVRPAVVAHDLHPEYLSTKYARELPDVELAGVQHHHAHIASCMADNAETGPVIGVAFDGLGYGTDGTLWGGEFLVTGLADFERAAHLAPVPMPGGAAAIRQPWRMAVSHLMACGELAEDDVLHRNPSWPEVAQLVEHGLSSPLTSSAGRLFDAVAAILGIRDAVSYEGQAAIELEQLADRHEPGAYRVGDPQGGTIPATDLVRAAVHDVRAGVLPPVVSARFHNGLARLVTEACERIRLSTGLHAVALSGGVFQNMLLLERTVARLESRGFRTLTHSRVPANDGGISFGQAVVAGARDRLR, via the coding sequence CACGGCGTGTTCGTCGAGGTGGAGGGCTCCGAGGAAGCCGTCGAGCTGTTCGTGGCGTCCCTGCGCCCCCAGGCCCCGCCGCTGGCGGTGGTCGAGGACGTCGCGGCGGTGCCGGTGGAGCCGTTGGGCGACACCGGTTTCCGCATCGTCGCCAGCTCGTCGGCAGGCCACCGCGAAACGCTTGTGTCGGCCGACAGCGCCACCTGCGACGACTGCCTCCGCGAGCTGTCGGACCCCGGCGACCGGCGCTTCGGCTACCCCTTCGTCAACTGCACCAACTGCGGCCCGCGGTTCACCATCGTCCGCGACGTGCCTTACGACCGTCCGCTGACCACGATGGCAGGCTTCGCCATGTGCGCCGCCTGCGCCGCGGAGTACGGCGACACCACCGACCGGCGCTTCCACGCCCAACCGGTGTGCTGCCCGGCGTGCGGGCCGGCGCTCACCCTGCTCGACGCATCCGGCGCGCCGCGCCACGGCGACCCGGTCGAGGAGGCCGCGGCGGTGCTGGCGCGCGGCGAAGTGCTGGCGGTCAAGGGGCTCGGCGGCTACCACCTCGCCGCGGACGCCACCGACGAGGACGCGGCGCTGGCGCTGCGCAAGCGGAAACTGCGCGAGGACAAGTCGTTCGCGGTGATGGTGGCCACTGTGGACGACGCCCGCGAGCTGTGCACGCTCGACGACACCGAGGCCGAGCTGCTGACCTCGCGACGCCGCCCGATCGTGCTGCTGCGGCTGCGGTCCGGCACGGGGCCGATCGCCTCCGCGGTGGCACCGGGCAACCCGCGGCTCGGGCTCATGCTGCCGTACACGCCGCTGCACCACCTCCTGCTGCGCCGATGCGCCACCCCGATCGTGCTCACCAGCGGCAACGTCTCCGACGAACCCATCGCCCACCAGGACGACGACGCGCTGCGGCGGCTTTCCGGCATCGCCGACGCGTTCCTCACCCACGACCGCCCCATCCACGTCCGCACCGACGACTCGGTGGTGCGCGCGTTCCGCGGCAGGCCGATGCTGGTACGCCGGTCCCGGGGCTACGCCCCGGAACCGCTTGCCGTGCCCTGGGAGTTCCCGCGTCCCGTGCTCGCCTGCGGCGCGGAGCTGAAGAACACCTTCAGCGTCGCCAAGCAGCGTCACGTCTTCGTCTCCCACCACATCGGAGACCTGGAGAACTACGAGACGCTGAAGTCGTTCACCGACGGCGTCGAGCACTTCCGCAAGCTGTTCGACGTGCGGCCCGCGGTGGTGGCGCACGACCTGCATCCCGAGTACCTGTCGACCAAGTACGCCCGCGAGCTACCGGACGTCGAGCTGGCCGGCGTCCAGCACCACCACGCGCACATCGCCTCGTGCATGGCCGACAACGCCGAGACCGGGCCGGTGATCGGCGTCGCGTTCGACGGACTGGGCTACGGCACCGACGGCACCCTGTGGGGCGGGGAGTTCCTGGTGACCGGACTCGCCGACTTCGAACGCGCGGCGCACCTCGCGCCGGTCCCCATGCCCGGCGGCGCCGCAGCCATCCGGCAGCCCTGGCGGATGGCGGTCTCCCACCTGATGGCATGCGGGGAGCTGGCGGAGGACGACGTGCTGCACCGCAACCCGAGCTGGCCCGAGGTCGCGCAGCTCGTCGAGCACGGCCTGAGCTCTCCGCTGACCTCGAGCGCGGGGCGGCTCTTCGACGCGGTGGCCGCGATCCTCGGCATCCGCGACGCGGTCAGCTACGAGGGCCAGGCCGCGATCGAGCTCGAACAGCTCGCCGACCGGCACGAGCCCGGCGCGTACCGGGTGGGAGACCCCCAGGGCGGAACCATCCCGGCCACCGACCTGGTGCGTGCCGCCGTCCACGACGTGCGCGCAGGTGTGCTACCTCCTGTCGTGTCAGCGAGATTCCACAACGGACTGGCGCGGCTGGTCACCGAGGCGTGCGAGCGGATCAGGCTCTCGACGGGCCTGCACGCGGTCGCCCTCTCGGGCGGGGTGTTCCAGAACATGCTGCTGCTGGAGCGAACGGTGGCCCGGCTGGAGTCGCGCGGCTTCCGCACCCTGACCCACTCCCGGGTGCCCGCCAACGACGGCGGGATCAGCTTCGGCCAGGCGGTTGTCGCCGGGGCACGGGACCGGCTGCGCTGA
- the hypD gene encoding hydrogenase formation protein HypD, whose product MRFVDEYRDAAKARALSARIRELCEPGRQYKFMEVCGGHTHTIYKHGLEDYLPENITLVHGPGCPVCVIPMGRVDDAIHIAGRPGVLMTSFGDMMRVPGGNGTFFDSNAEGTNIRMVYSPLDSLKLARQNPDLHVVFMAIGFETTAPSTAMTLLRAEEEGLENFSVFCNHVTIIPALKAILDSPDLRLDGFLGPGHVSTVIGCRPYEFIARDYGKPLVVAGFEPLDILQSVYMLLLQLAEGRSEVENQYTRVVPWNGNTTALAVISRTMELRPYFEWRGLGFISHSALRLRERYARFDAERLFELPGVRVADPKACQCGEVLKGVLKPWECKVFGTACTPETPIGTCMVSPEGACAAYYNFGRFSRERVKEASRT is encoded by the coding sequence ATGCGTTTCGTCGACGAGTACCGCGACGCGGCCAAGGCCCGCGCGCTGTCGGCCAGGATCAGGGAGCTGTGCGAACCGGGCAGGCAGTACAAGTTCATGGAGGTGTGCGGCGGGCACACCCACACGATCTACAAGCACGGCCTGGAGGACTACCTCCCGGAGAACATCACGCTGGTGCACGGGCCCGGCTGCCCGGTGTGCGTGATCCCGATGGGGCGCGTCGACGACGCGATCCACATCGCGGGCCGCCCCGGCGTGCTGATGACCTCGTTCGGCGACATGATGCGGGTGCCCGGCGGCAACGGCACCTTCTTCGACTCCAACGCCGAGGGCACCAACATCAGGATGGTCTACTCGCCGCTGGACTCGCTCAAGCTCGCGCGGCAGAACCCCGATCTGCACGTGGTGTTCATGGCCATCGGGTTCGAGACCACCGCGCCCTCCACGGCGATGACGCTGCTGCGCGCGGAGGAAGAGGGGCTGGAGAACTTCTCGGTCTTCTGCAACCACGTGACCATCATCCCGGCGCTCAAGGCGATCCTGGACTCGCCGGACCTCCGGCTCGACGGGTTCCTCGGCCCCGGCCACGTCTCGACGGTGATCGGCTGCCGTCCCTACGAGTTCATCGCGCGCGACTACGGCAAGCCGCTGGTGGTCGCCGGATTCGAGCCGCTGGACATCCTGCAGTCGGTCTACATGCTGCTGCTCCAGCTCGCCGAGGGCCGCTCGGAGGTCGAGAACCAGTACACCCGCGTCGTGCCGTGGAACGGCAACACGACGGCGCTGGCGGTCATCTCCCGGACCATGGAGCTGCGCCCGTACTTCGAATGGCGCGGGCTGGGCTTCATCTCGCACTCTGCGCTGCGCCTGCGCGAGCGCTACGCGCGGTTCGACGCCGAGAGGCTGTTCGAGCTGCCCGGGGTCCGCGTCGCCGACCCGAAGGCCTGCCAGTGCGGCGAGGTCCTGAAGGGCGTGCTCAAACCGTGGGAGTGCAAGGTGTTCGGCACCGCGTGCACCCCGGAGACGCCGATCGGGACGTGCATGGTCTCGCCGGAGGGCGCCTGCGCCGCCTACTACAACTTCGGCCGCTTCAGCCGCGAACGCGTCAAGGAGGCGAGCAGGACGTGA
- a CDS encoding D-sedoheptulose-7-phosphate isomerase — MSDVDSTRGEVTGTEALYPFLSSAHTDVGDVLSEVSRSTQDKVREIMALREQVRLRDGRKLVECAEAMAERFRAGARLFAFGNGGSSTDAQDLASLFLHPGPGWRALPAFGLTSDIAVVTALSNDVGFDVVFARQIGAFGRPKDIAVGLSTSGNSANLLRAFDEAARRGMLTVGIAGDQGGKMAESGSIHHLFVVPSASVHRIQEAQTTLYHALWELTAAALGPAD, encoded by the coding sequence GTGAGCGACGTGGACTCCACCCGCGGCGAGGTTACCGGGACCGAGGCGCTCTACCCGTTCCTCAGCTCCGCCCACACCGACGTCGGCGACGTGCTGAGCGAGGTCAGCCGGTCCACGCAGGACAAGGTTCGGGAGATCATGGCGCTGCGCGAGCAGGTCCGCCTGCGCGACGGCAGGAAGCTGGTCGAGTGCGCCGAGGCGATGGCCGAGCGCTTCCGCGCCGGGGCGAGGTTGTTCGCCTTCGGCAACGGCGGCAGCTCCACCGACGCCCAGGACCTGGCGAGCCTGTTCCTGCACCCGGGACCGGGCTGGCGCGCACTGCCCGCGTTCGGCCTCACCAGCGACATCGCCGTGGTCACGGCGCTGTCCAACGACGTCGGCTTCGACGTGGTCTTCGCCCGCCAGATCGGCGCGTTCGGGCGGCCCAAGGACATCGCCGTCGGGCTGTCCACCAGCGGCAACTCGGCCAACCTCCTGCGCGCCTTCGACGAGGCCGCGCGCCGCGGGATGCTCACCGTGGGCATCGCGGGCGACCAGGGCGGGAAGATGGCCGAGTCCGGCAGCATCCACCACCTGTTCGTCGTGCCGTCGGCCTCGGTGCACCGCATCCAGGAGGCGCAGACGACGCTCTACCACGCGCTGTGGGAGCTCACCGCCGCGGCGCTGGGGCCCGCCGACTGA
- the hypE gene encoding hydrogenase expression/formation protein HypE, with translation MAHHGQDGQPGSGHATREEQVLERIDRARRRKAKVKEERITLAHGSGGKATQTLVEAIFLESFRNPLLERMEDGAQLAVNGSRLAFTTDSFVVSPLFFPGGDIGDLAVNGTVNDLAVSGSTPLYLSAGFIIEEGFAVADLTRIVESMSAAAARAGVQVVTGDTKVVQKGKADGCYVNTAGVGLVETGHRLGADTARPGDAVLVSGPVGDHGVTVMLARGELDIDADITSDTAAVNGMVAELLRAVPGVRAMRDATRGGVATVLNELARASNVSVVVNEAEVPVRTEVRGACELLGIDPLYVACEGRIVVVVDGAQAETALAALRSHPLGGGAALIGRIGDDPPGLVLLNTAFGGTRIVDLLVGDPLPRIC, from the coding sequence ATGGCGCACCACGGGCAGGACGGCCAGCCGGGCTCCGGCCACGCCACGCGCGAGGAGCAGGTCCTCGAACGCATCGACCGGGCGCGCCGGCGCAAGGCGAAGGTCAAGGAGGAGCGCATCACGCTGGCCCACGGTTCGGGTGGCAAGGCGACCCAGACGCTGGTCGAGGCGATCTTCCTGGAGAGCTTCCGCAACCCGCTGCTGGAGCGGATGGAGGACGGCGCGCAGCTCGCGGTCAACGGGTCACGGCTGGCGTTCACGACCGACTCGTTCGTGGTCTCCCCGCTGTTCTTCCCGGGCGGGGACATCGGCGACCTCGCCGTAAACGGCACGGTGAACGACCTGGCCGTCTCCGGATCGACCCCGCTCTACCTGTCGGCGGGCTTCATCATCGAGGAGGGCTTCGCGGTCGCAGATCTGACCCGCATCGTCGAGTCGATGTCGGCGGCGGCCGCCCGCGCGGGCGTGCAGGTCGTCACCGGGGACACGAAGGTCGTGCAGAAGGGCAAGGCGGACGGCTGCTACGTCAACACCGCAGGCGTCGGCCTCGTCGAGACCGGCCACCGGCTCGGAGCCGACACCGCCCGGCCCGGTGACGCGGTGCTGGTGTCGGGCCCCGTCGGGGACCACGGCGTGACGGTGATGCTGGCACGCGGCGAGCTGGACATCGACGCCGACATCACCTCGGACACCGCGGCCGTCAACGGCATGGTCGCCGAGCTGCTGCGCGCCGTTCCCGGCGTACGGGCGATGCGCGACGCGACCCGCGGCGGCGTGGCCACCGTGCTGAACGAGCTCGCCAGGGCCTCGAACGTGTCGGTCGTGGTGAACGAGGCCGAGGTGCCGGTGCGCACCGAGGTTCGCGGCGCCTGCGAGCTGCTGGGCATCGACCCGCTCTACGTCGCGTGCGAAGGCCGGATCGTGGTGGTCGTCGACGGAGCGCAGGCCGAGACCGCGCTGGCGGCGTTGCGGTCGCACCCGCTGGGCGGCGGAGCGGCGCTGATCGGGCGGATCGGGGACGACCCGCCGGGGCTGGTGCTGCTCAACACCGCGTTCGGCGGCACCAGGATCGTCGACCTGCTCGTCGGCGACCCGCTGCCCCGGATCTGCTGA
- a CDS encoding D-sedoheptulose-7-phosphate isomerase: MQRSSDNGACDELDAIFARRAEPVAELLDDAEAVARTCHAMARRFHAGGKLVVFGNGGPSTDAQHVAVEFVHPVIVGKRALPAVSLTSDVATVTGVASGSGLDEIFAHQVHHLADPDDIALGISTDGRCANVRRGLEAARARGLLTVGLVGGDGGSIAAGGFDHVLIARATDPRVVKEVHVTMYHVLWELVHVFFDHPGTLEAEAVA; encoded by the coding sequence ATGCAACGGTCGTCCGACAACGGCGCCTGCGACGAGCTGGACGCGATCTTCGCGCGCCGTGCCGAGCCCGTGGCCGAACTGCTGGACGACGCGGAGGCGGTCGCGCGGACCTGCCACGCGATGGCACGCCGGTTCCACGCGGGCGGCAAGCTCGTCGTCTTCGGCAACGGCGGTCCCAGCACCGACGCCCAGCACGTGGCGGTGGAGTTCGTGCACCCCGTGATCGTGGGCAAACGCGCGCTTCCGGCGGTCTCGCTCACCTCCGACGTGGCCACCGTGACCGGCGTCGCCAGCGGCAGCGGCCTCGACGAGATCTTCGCCCACCAGGTGCACCACCTCGCCGACCCCGACGACATCGCGCTGGGCATCTCCACCGACGGGCGGTGCGCCAACGTCCGCCGCGGGCTGGAGGCGGCGCGCGCCCGGGGGCTGCTGACCGTCGGGCTGGTCGGCGGCGACGGCGGTTCGATCGCGGCTGGCGGGTTCGACCACGTGCTCATCGCCCGGGCCACCGATCCGCGCGTCGTCAAGGAGGTGCACGTGACGATGTACCACGTGCTGTGGGAGCTGGTGCACGTGTTCTTCGACCACCCGGGCACGCTCGAGGCGGAGGCGGTCGCATGA
- a CDS encoding hydrogenase maturation nickel metallochaperone HypA: MHELGITQGIAEAVLDAVAGARVTCVHLEIGTLSGVVADSVRFCFDLVAEGTALEGARLEIAEPAGRGACRDCGNEFDLAGPIALCRCGGGDVEILAGRELRIRSVEVE, encoded by the coding sequence GTGCACGAGCTGGGGATCACCCAGGGCATCGCGGAGGCGGTGCTCGACGCCGTCGCCGGCGCCAGGGTCACCTGCGTGCACCTGGAGATCGGCACGCTCTCCGGGGTGGTCGCCGACTCCGTGCGGTTCTGCTTCGACCTGGTCGCCGAGGGCACCGCGCTGGAGGGCGCAAGGCTGGAGATCGCCGAACCGGCCGGGCGGGGTGCGTGCCGCGACTGCGGGAACGAGTTCGACCTGGCCGGCCCGATCGCGCTCTGCCGCTGCGGTGGGGGCGACGTGGAGATCCTGGCCGGCCGCGAACTGCGGATCAGATCGGTGGAGGTGGAGTAG